One Mycobacterium paraseoulense genomic window, CGGCCCGCCCGCCTGCCCTTCCGGCGCTTGCCGCGCTGCGGCTCCGGCGGGCGGAAGCTGTCGAATTCCGAGGTACTCACCGGCTCCTCCAGAAGGCCCATGCCGCGGCGCCAACCATGCCGGCCGCGGCCACCACGGCGCGCCTGAACATTTGGGGCAGGTCGGCCGTGCACACGCGCGGGTCGGGCGGCAGCCCGTAGACCTCCGGCTCGTCGAGCAGCAGGAAGATCGACCCGGTGCCGCCCACGCCGTCATGCTCGTTGGCGCCGTAGAGGCGGGCCTCGGTGAGCCCCTGGGCGTGCAGCGCGGCGACCCGTTCCCGCGCCGCGACCACCAGGTCGTCGTGGTCGCCGAACTTGATCGACGTCGTCGGGCAGGTCTGGGCGCAGGCCGGGATCTGGTCCTCGACGAGGCGGTCGTAGCACAGGGTGCACTTCTGGGCCACTCCCGTAACCGGTTTCTCGGCCGGGCCGCCGGGTCGCTGCGCCGGCGTGGCGTACGTGCCGTCGCTGCGCCGCTCGACGACGCCGAACGGGCATCCGGCCACGCAGGTGCCGCAGCCGTTGCAGACGTCGTCCTGCACGACGACGGTGCCGAACTCGGTGCGGAACAGCGCACCGGTCGGGCACACGTCCAGGCAGCCGGCGTGCGTGCAGTGCTTGCACACGTCCGACGACATCAGCCAGCGGAACTCGGGGGTGTCCGGGGGTGTGACGTCCGGTCGCTTCGCTGCACCCGCGATCGCGGGCATGCCCAAATCGGTGAGGGCGCGCCCGGATTCGCGCGCCTCCTCGATCCGGTCGCGGCCCTGCTCGATGAAGGCGACGTGCCGCCAGGTGCTGGCGCCCAGCGATCCGGTGTTGTCGTAGGAAGAGCCCAGCAGCTCCAGGTCGCCGTCGCGCGGGTTGCGGTTCCACTCCTTGCAGGCGACCTCGCAGGCCTTGCAGCCGATGCAGATCGAGGTGTCGGTGAAGAATCCCTTGCGCGGCTTGGGTTCGACCCAGCCGGCGTCACTCGTCGGGTCGGTCGGTCCGCTCAGCTGACCCATCGGCTCCCCCTTCCCAGACGCCGTCGCTGATCCGCACGTTGCCGGTCTCGGTGGTGGCCCCCGAGCGGGACTGATACTCGGCGATCAGCCGCAGCAGGTCCTCGCCCTGCGGCCGGCGCCCCGGCCGGATGTCACACGAGCCGGCCTTCGACTCCTGGATCTGCACGTTGGGGTCCAGCGTCACGCCGAGCAGGTCGTTGGCCGCGTCCCCGCTGACCACGGCGTCGCTGCCCACACCCCAGTGGTACGGCAGGCCGATCTGGTGCACCGTGTGGCCGTTGATCACCAGCGGCGCAACGCGTTTGGTGACCAGCACCCGGGCCTCGATCGCCGCCCGCGGCGAGACGATGGTGGCCCACCCGTAGGGCTCGAGGCCGCGTTCGGCGGCCAGCTCCGGGGACACCTCGCAGAACATCTCCGGTTGCAGCTCCGACAGGTAGGGCAGCCACCGGCTCATGCCGCCGGCGGTGTGATGCTCGGTGAGCCGGTAGGTGGTGAACACGTACGGATACACCTCGGCGCCCGGCTCCCCGGCACTGGGCGCGCTCAGATTGTCCTTGCGCGGGAACGTGATTCGCGCGGGGTTCCGCTGCTGGGGATACAACGCGTTGGCGACTGGGGACTCCTGCGGTTCGTAGTGCGTGGGCAGCGGCCCGTCGACCAGACCCTTCGGCGCGAACAACCAGCCCTTGCCGTCGGCCTGCATGATGAACGGGTCGTCCCCGGCGAGCGCGTCGGGCCCTCCGACATCGCGGTCGGGCCGGCTCCCCGGCGCCCGGTCGGCGACGAAGTCGGGCACGTCGTACCCGACCCAGCGGCGCTGATCTGCGTCCCACCAGACGTATCGCTTGCGTTCGCTCCACGGCTTGCCGTCCGGGTCGGCCGACGCGCGGTTGTAGAGAATTCTCCGGTCGGCGGGCCACGCCCAGCCCCACTCGTGTTGGCTCGGCGACTCACCGCCGTGCGGGACGCGGCGCGCGGCCTGGTTGGTGGCGTTCGCGTAGACGCCGGTGTAGATCCAGCAGCCGCCCGCCGTCGACCCGTCGACCCGCATCTCGGTGTACGAGGACAGCGGCGTGCCGTCGGTGACGTGATACCCGTTGATCTCGGCCAGCACCGCTTCACCGTCGGGCTCGCCGTTTTCGTCCGTCGGGTAGTCCCACGTCAGGTCCAACAGCGGCCGGTCGCGCTCGTCGGTCGAACCGGCCAACCGCTGCCGGATGCGCTTGCCCAGTTCGTAGAAGAAGGCCAATTCGCTCTGGCACTGACCCGGCGGCTCGACGGCCTTGTGCCGCCACTGCACCAGTCGCTGGGTCTGGGTGAACGATCCCGCCTTCTCGACGTGCGCGGCCGCGGGCAGGAAGAACACCTCGGTCTCGATCTCCTCGGTTTTCAGTTCGCCCGAGGCGATTTCGGGCCCGTCCTTCCACCAGGTGGCCGACTCGATGAGGTTGAGGTCGCGGACCACCAGCCACTTGAGGTGGGACATGCCAAGCCGCTGCATCCGGCCGTGCGCCGACCCGACCGCGGGGTTCTGGCCCAGCAGGAAGTAGCCCTCGACCTCGTCGGCCAGCATCCCCGTCACAGTCTGGTAGGTGCCGTGCGGGCCGGACAACCGGGGCAGGTAGTCGTAGGCCCAGTCGTTGTCCTTCGTGGCCGCCTGACCCCACCACGCCTTGAGCAGGCTGATCGCGTAGGCATCGGCGTTGGCCCAGAAGCCTTTCTGTTTCTTCGATCCCACCGCGTCGAGGTAGTCGGTCAGCGTGTCGTGCATGCCGGCCTTGGGCATGGGCAGGTAGCCGGGCAGCAGGTTGAACAGCGTGGGGATGTCCGTGGAGCCCTGAATGGTGGCGTGGCCGCGCAGCGCCATGATGCCACTGCCCGGACGGCCGACGTTGCCCAGCAGGAGCTGCAAAATGGTTGCGGTACGAATGAATTGGGCGCCGAGCGTGTGCTGCGTCCACCCGACGGCGTACGCGAAACAGGTGGTGCGCTCGCGCCCGGAGTTCTCGACGATGGAGCGGGCGAGGTAGTCGAAATCCGCGCGGCTGATGCCGCAGACGTCCGTGACCATCTCCGGGGTGTAGCGGGCGTAATGGCGCTTGACGATCTGGAAGACGGTGCGCGGGTGCTGCAGCGTCTCGTCCCGTCTCACCCGGGCGTGCGCGAGGGGCGGTCCGCCGCTGCCATGCTCGTCACCGGCCGCGCTCTGCGAGGCGGTGGCGCCGTGCGGGTGGCCGCCGGCCTGAGGCTCGATCTGGCCGTTCTCCTCTTGTTCGTACGCCCACGTCGACGTGTCGTACTGCCCGGTCTCGGGGTCGAACCCGGAGAACAGGCCGTTCAGATCCTCGGTGTCCCTGAACTTTTCGTTGATCAGGGTGGCGGCGTTGGTGTACGCGACGACGTACTCTTTGAACCACAGGTCATGGGTGAGGACGTAATTGATGAGCGCGCCGAGCAGCACCACGTCGGAACCGGCCCGGATCGGGATGTGTTTGTCCGACACCGCCGACGTGCGGGTGAAGCGCGGGTCGACGTGGATCACCCGCGCCCCGCGGGCGCGGGCCTCTTCGACCCACTGGAAGCCCACCGGGTGACACTCGGCCATGTTGGAGCCCTGGATGACGATGCAATCGGCGTTGGCCATGTCCTGCAGTGTTTGGGTGGCGCCGCCGCGCCCGAAGGAGGCTCCCAGACCGGGAACCGTGGCGGAGTGTCAAATACGGGCTTGGTTCTCGATCTGAATGGCGCCGGCGGCGGTGAACAGCTTCTTGATGAGGTAGTTCTCCTCGTTGTCCAGCGTCGCACCGCCGAGGGCGGCGATGCCCATGGTGCGGCGCAACAGGCTGCCCTTCTTGTCGATGTCCTGCCAGGTGTGCCGGCGGGATTCGACGAACCGGTCGACGATCATGTCGATCGCGGTGTCCAGCTCGAGGGGCTGCCATTCGGTCGCCCGGGGCGCACGGTAGAGCACCTGCAGCTGCCGGCCCGGCGAGTTCACCAGCTGTTCGCTGGCAGCGCCCTTGGGGCACAAGCGTCCTCGCGAGATCGGCGAGTCGGGGTCGCCCTCGATCTGCACCACCCGCTCGTCCTTGACGTACACCCGCTGCCCGCAACCGACCGCGCAGTAAGGGCAGATGCTCTGCACCACGCGGTCGGCGGTCGTCGTGCGCGGCGTCACGGCGCGGGTGCGCTTCGAGGTCACGGCCGAACCGAGGCCGAGCTTGTCCGGTGAACGCAACTGGCGCACGACGGGCCACTGAAGGAAAAGCTTGCGCATAACCATGGCCTCTACCCTAGTGCGCGCGACCGAAACCCCGCCGGATTCAGCGGACCACGATCGTGTGCTCCCCGCGGGGCACCAGCTCACCGATCACGGGGGCGCCCGGGATCTCGCCGGCGATCAGCAGCCCGCCCGAGGTCTGCGCGTCGGCAAGCAGCAGCGCCTCCGCCTCGCCGACCCCGGACAGGTCTGCGTGCGGGGCCACCCAGTCGAGGTTGCGCCGCGTCCCCCCGCTGACGTAGCCCGCGGCCAGCGCCTCGCGCGCGCCCTCCAGATAGGGCACCGCCGCCGCGTCGACGATCGCGGTCACGCCGCTGGCCCGCGCCAGCTTGTACAGGTGCCCGAGCAGGCCGAAACCCGTGACGTCCGTGGCGCATTCGGCACCGGCCGCCAGCGCCGCGGCGGCCGCGGCGGCGTTGAGCGTGGTCATCGCCTCGATCGCCTGCTCGAAGCGCTCGCCGGTGGCCTTGTGCCTGCTGTTGAGCACACCGATCCCCAGCGGCTTGGTCAGCGACAGCGGGATGCCGGGTTTGCCGGCGTCGTTGCGCAGCAACCGGTTCGGGTCCGCGATCCCGGTGACGGCCAGCCCGTATTTGGGCTCCGGGTCGTCGACGCTGTGCCCGCCGGCGAGGTGGCAGCCCGCCAGGCCGCAGACGTCGCGCCCGCCGCGCAGCGCCTCGGCCGCCAGCTCGAAGGGCAGCACCTCGCGCGGCCAGCCCAGCAGGTTCACCGCCACCACCGGGCGCCCGCCCATCGCGTAGACGTCGGACAGCGCGTTGGCGGCCGCGATCCGCCCCCAGTCGTAGGCGTCGTCGACCACCGGGGTGAAGAAGTCCGTCGTCGCGATCAGCGCCGTGCCGTTTTCGAGGCGCACCGCGGCCGCGTCGTCGCCGTGGTCCAGCCCGACCAGCAGCTCGCCGACCGGATCGCGCGGCGCGCTCGCGCCCAACCCGCGGACCACGTCCTCCAGCTCACCGGGCGGGATCTTGCACGCACAGCCGCCGCCATGGGCGTACTGAGTCAGTCGGTAGGTCACACGTCCATAATGTCGTCATGGTCCAGGGAGGCGTGTCCGGTCTGGTGACCGGCGCGGTCTTCAAAACCGTCGAACGGCAGACGCTGCCGCTGGCGGGTTCGATTCCCGTCCGCCTCCGCCATACTCCGTCGAGCCCGGCATGAGCGACCCGCGCCGGCGGGTGCCGGGCACCGACACACTGCTCGCCGATCCGCGCCTCGCCCAGGCGGAGCGGGTGTTGGGCCGCGCGCTGGTGAAGTCGGTGATCGCCGACGCGCAGCAGCGGGCGCGCGCCGGGGAGATCGAGCCCGAGCGCGTCGCCGAATGCGCGGTCGCCGCGCTGCCGCCCACCGCGTCGAGCCTGCGACCCGTGATCAACGCCACGGGCGTGGTGGTGCACACCAACCTCGGCCGGGCACCCCTGTCGCGGGCCGCCGTCGACGCGGTGGTCGCCGCGGCCGGAACCACTGACGTCGAGTTGGACCTGGCGACGGGTCGCCGCGGCCGCCGCGGCCGGGGCGCGCTGGCCGCGCTGGGCCGCGCGGTGCCCACCGCCGCCGGCGTGCACGTGGTCAACAACAACGCCGCCGCCCTGCTGCTGACGGCCCTCACGCTGGCTGGGGGCTCGTCGGGGGGCAAGGAGATCGTGCTCAGCCGCGGCGAGCTGGTCGAGATCGGCGACGGGTTCCGCATCCCCGAGCTGCTGGCGTCGACGGGATCGCGGCTGCGCGAGGTCGGCACCACCAACCGCACCGGCCTGCGCGACTACGCCGAGGCGATCGGCCCGGACACCGGCTTCGTGCTGAAGGTTCACCCGTCCAACTTCCACGTCACCGGATTCACCTCGGCGGTCGGCGTGGCGGAGCTGGCGACCCTCTCGCACCAACACAACGTGCCGCTGGTGGTCGACATCGGCTCCGGGCTGCTGTCCCCGCACCCCGTGCTGCCCGACGAGCCCGACGCCACGTCGACCCTGCGCGATGGCGCGGACCTGGTCACCGCGAGCGGCGACAAGCTGCTCGGCGGCCCCCAGGCCGGCCTGCTGCTGGGCGACGCCGAGCTGATCGAGCGGCTGCGGCGCCACCCGGCGGCGCGGGCGCTGCGGGTGGACAAACTCACCCTTGCCGCTCTGGAAGCGACCCTGACGGGCCCGCCGACCCCGGTGGCCGAGGCGCTGACCGCCGACGTGGCGCGGCTGCGGGCCCGCGCCGAGTCGCTCGCCGCCGCGCTGCCCGGCGCGCAGGTGGTGGAGTGCGTCGCGGCCGTCGGCGGCGGCGGGGCGCCGGATGTCCGGCTGCCCAGCGCCGCCGTGAGCCTGCCCGAGCCCTACGCCGCCGCGCTGCGCGCCGCCAACCCGCCGGTCGTCGGGCGCATCGAGGCGGGCCGGTGCCTGCTCGACCTGCGCACGGTGGCGCCCGGGGACGACGCGCTGCTGGCCGCGGCGGTGCGGGCATGTTCGTCATAGCCACCGCCGGGCACGTCGACCACGGCAAGTCCACCCTGTTGCACAGGCTCACCGGCATGTGGCCGGACCGGCTGGCCGAGGAAAAGCGCCGGGGCCTGACCATCGACCTCGGCTTCGCGTGGACCGAGCTCGGAGGGCGTCAGCTGGCGTTCGTCGACGTGCCCGGACACGAGCGCTTCGTGGCCAACATGCTGGCCGGGGTGGGCGCCGTCCCGGCGGTGCTGTTCGTCGTCGCCGCCACCGAGGGCTGGATGCCGCAGTCGGAGGAACACCTCGCGGCGCTGGATGCGCTCGGGGTCCGCCACGGGCTGGCGGTGATCAGCAAGGCCGACCTCGCCGATCCCGGCCCGGCGACCCGGCAGGCGCGCGAACGGTTCGCTGCCACCTCGCTCGCCGGGATTCCCGTCGCGGTCGGCACCGACCTGGACCGGGTGCGGTCGGAACTGCTGGCGCTGACCGAGCGGCTGCCGGTTCCGGACCCAGATGCCGACGTGCGGCTGTGGGTCGACCGGAGCTTCACCGTCCGGGGCGCGGGCACCGTGGTGACCGGCACGCTGGCGGCCGGGACGATCCGGGTGGGCGACGAGCTGGAACACGCCGGCCGGCGCGTCACGGTGCGCGGGCTGCAATCGCTGGGCCGAGACCTGTCGGCGGTCGGCCCGGTCGCGCGCGTCGCGCTCAACCTGCGCGGGGTGGAGCGCGGGCACATCGGCCGCGGCGACGCCGTTCGGACGCCTGGCGTGTGGCTGGACGCCGCGGAGATCGACGTCGCCCTGCGGTCGGCGGAGCCGCTGCACCGCCAGCTGATGCTGCACGTCGGGTCCGCGGCCGTGCCGGTGCGGGTGCGTCAGCTGGGCGAGGCGGCGGCCCGGCTGCGGCTGGCGCGGCCCCTGCCGCTGCGCGTGTCGGACATCGGATTGCTGCGTGATCCCGGCGAGCACCGGATCGCCGCGGGGGTCGAAGTGCTCGACGTCCGGCCGCCGGCGCTGCGCCGCCGGGGCGCCGCGCGGGACCGTGCCGCGGAGCTCGCCACCGGTCGCGTCCGCCCGCCGGACTGTGCCCGGGTGGCCGAACTTCGGGCGATGGGCCTGCCGCTTTCCGGCCTTCGAGTGGGCGACTGGCTGGTGGACCCGCAGTGGTGGGGCGGGCGGCGCGAGTGCGCGACCGCGGCGGTGCGGCGCTGGGCGGACGACCACGACATCGCGGCGGGGATGCCGCTGGAGACGCTGCGGCAGCGAGCCGGGCTCCCGTCCGCCGAGCTCCTGCCGACGCTGCTCGAGGGCACCGGCCTTCAGGTGGCCGACGGGTTGGTCCGCGCGCCGGGTGCGGGCCTGCCGGCCCGCGTCGACAAGGCGGTGCGCACCGTCGAGGAGTGGCTGGCCGCCGAGCCCTTCCGGGCGCCGGAGGCCGACGAACTGGCCGAGCTCAGGCTTGGGCCCCGCGAGCTGGCCGCGGCGGTGCGCGCCGGGCGGCTGACGCGGATCGCCGACGGCGTCGTCCTGGGGGCCGGCGCGCTGGACCGGGCGGCCGGCGTCCTCGCCGCGCTGCCGCAGCCGTTCACGGTCAGCGACGCGCGCCGCGCGCTGGCCACCACCCGGCGGGTCGCCGTGCCGCTGCTCGAGCAGCTCGACGCCCGGCGGGTCACCAGGCGGTCCCCGGACGGCACCCGGGTAGTGGTCTCACCCGGCTAGCTACAGCCGCTCCTTGACCGCCGCCGACAATCGGGCGCCGTCGGCCTTGCCTGCCGCGATCGCGGTGGCCGCCTTCATCACCATGCCCATCTGCTTCGTGCTCGGGCGCTCGCCGATCTCCTCGGCGACCTGGGCGATGGCGGTGTCGGCGACGTCGGCCAGTTCGGCCTCGGTGAGTGGCGTCGGCAAATATTCGTCGATGATCCGCGCCTCGGCGTGCTCGTTGGCAGCGAGCTCCCCGCGGCCGTTCTGCGTGTAGATCTCCGCCGACTCGGCGCGCTTGCGCGACTCCCTGGCCAGCACCTTGATCACCTCGTCGTCGGAGAGCTCTTTGGCCTGTTTGCCGGAGACCTCCTCGGTTTGGATCGCGGCGAGCAGGAGGCGCAGCGTCGCCGTGCGCAGCTTGTCCTTACTCTTCATCGCTTCGGTCAGGTCGGCCCGCAGCCGGGATTTGAGTTCCGCCATGCCCGGAACGCTACGCGCCGCCCGCCCGGCCATGATTGAGAATTGCCCGGACCACCGACAGGATGGAACCCATGACGAACGACGGGCCCGCTCACCAACGCCGCGGAACACGTTGAGCGCGCCGCCGCCCGGCTATCCGGTTGGGCCGCCGCCGGGTTACGGCCCGCCACCCGGCTACGGCCCACCACCCGGCTACGGCCCCCCACCGGGATACGGCCCGCGACCGGGTTACGGCCCACCACCCGGTTACGGCCCACCACCCGGTTACGGCCCACCACCGGGTTATGGCCCGCCACCCGGCTACGGCCCGCCGCCGGGATACGGCCCCCCACAACTGGTCCCGGGAGCGATCAAGCCCGGGATCATCCCCCTGCGGCCGCTGACGCTCGGTGACATCTTCAACGGCGCGGTCGGCTACGTGCGGGCCAATCCGAAGGCAACGCTGGGGTTGACCGCCATCGTGGTGGTGTTCATCCAGATCGTCACGAAGATCGCCGTCTTCGGCCCCCTGGCGGCCTACGGCAGGTTGAGCACCGATCACGCCAAGGAGTTGAGCAACGGGGTCATCGGCGCCTGGTTCACGTCGATGGGCGCCGGGGTCGTGGTCGCCTGGCTGGGCGGCATGCTGCTCTCCGGGATGCTCACCGTGATCGTCGGGCGGGCGGTGTTCGGCTCGCCGATCACCATCGGGGAGACGTGGGTCAAGATCCGCGGGCGGCTGGTGCCCTTGCTCGGTCTCGCCTTGCTGGAAGGCGCCGCGCTAGCGGTGATCGGGGGGCTGGTGGCGGTGAGCGTCGCGGTGTTGGCGGCGATCGGCAGCGCCGCGGCGGCGGTCGTCCTGGGCCTGCCGCTGGCGCTGGCCGTGATCGCGTTGCTGGTGTACCTGTACACGGTGGTGTTGTTCGCGCCCGTGCTGATCGTCTTGGAGCGGCTGCCCGTCCTGGACGCCGTCACCCGATCGTTCGCCCTGGTACGCAACGGCTTCTGGCGGGTGCTGGGCATCCGGCTGCTCACGCTGCTGGTGACATCGGTCGTGGCCGGTGCGGTCGCGGTGCCCTTCAACATCGTCAGCCAGTTCTTCATGACCACGACGTCCACCTCGGGTTTCCTGATCAGCACCGCGGTCGCATCGGTGGGGGCCGCGATCGGCGAGATCATCACCGCGCCGTTCAACGCCGGAGTCATCGCGCTGCTCTACACCGACCGCCGAATGCGGGCCGAGGCATTCGATCTGGTGCTGCAGACCGGCGCCGCGGGCGGGCCGTCCGCGGGCGCCTCCACCGATAACCTCTGGCTGACCCGGCCGGTCTGAGGACGAGTGAGATAGTGCCCTCCATCGACATCGACCGCGATGCCGCGCACCAGGCCGCCCAGGTCGAGCTCGACAAACCGATCTACTCCAAGGGCTCGGCCGGCGAACAGATCGCCGAGTGGATCAACGAGATGATCTACCGGCTGCTGCAGAAGACCGCCTCGTTGCCCGGCGGATGGCTCACGGCGACGGTGCTTTTCATCATGCTGGGGATCGCGCTGGCGGCCGCCATCCACATCGCGCGGCGCACCATGCGCACCAACCGCGGCGGCGACTACCAGTTGTTCGAAGCCGCGCAGCTCACCGCGGCTCAGCACCGCGCGACCGCAGAAAACTATGCGGCACAAGGCGACTGGGCCGCAGCGATTCGCCACCGGCTGCGAGCCGTCGCCCGCCAGCTCGAGGAGACCGGCGTACTCAACCCGGCGCCCGGCCGCACCGCCAACGAACTGGCCGCCGACGCCGGCGCCGCATTACCCCACCTTGGCGGCGAATTATCGCAAGCGGCAACGGCTTTCAACGACGTCACCTACGGTGAACAACCGGGGACGCAGGACGCTTACCGGATGATCGCCGACCTCGACGACCACCTGCGCTCCCGCTCGGGTGCCGGCACCGCCGGGCCGGAACAACCGGTGGCATCCGACTCGTGGGCGCAGGTGCGGTGATGGCGACCATCGGGCACCCGCAATCCGCCGCTCCGGCGGCGCGGCGCCGGCGATCCTGGCCCTGGGTGATCCTGACCCTGGTCGTGCTCACCGTCATCGCGTGCGTCGACGCCTACCTGACGGCGCCGCGGCCGGGCGCGCGCATGGATCCGGCGTCGACGGGTCCCGACGGGACCCATGCGCTGGTGGCGCTGCTGCGCGACGGCGGCGTCGACGTCGTGGTCGCCGACGGCATCGCCGGGGTCGAGCGGGCGGCGCGCCCCGACGCGCTGATCCTGGTGGCCCAGAGCCAGTTCCTGACCGGACCGCTGCTGGACCGGCTGGCGAAGGCACCGGGCGATCTGCTCCTGGTGGAACCGACGGCGCGCACCCGCGAGGCATTGCTGCCCGGCGTGCGCGTCTCGCCGGCCGACAACTTCGACTCCGACCCCGATTGCACTCTGCGCGAGGCAACCCGGGCCGGACCGGTGCGATTCGGACCCAGCGACACCTACCACGCCACCGACGGCCGGGCTATGACCCGTTGCTACGGCGGTGCGCTGATCCGCTTCCGCGACGGCGGGCGGAGCGTCACGGCGGTCGGCAACACCGACTTCCTAACCAACGGCGCCCTGTTGCAGGCGGGCAACGCCGCCCTGGCGATGAACCTCGCGGGCGCCCGGCCCCGGCTCATCTGGTATGCACCCCACCACGTCGAGGGCGAATCGTCGCCCCCCGGTTCGATTTCCGACCTGATCCCGCCCAACGTGCCGTGGATCGTCTGGCAGCTGTGCCTGGTCGTGCTGCTGGTCGCGCTCTGGCGGGGCCGGCGGCCCGGCCCGCTGGTCGCCGAGCAGCTGCCCGTCGTGGTGCGCGCGTCGGAGACCGTCGAGGGCCGCGGCCGGCTCTACCGTTCCCGCCGGGCGCGCGACCGCGCCGCCGCGGCCCTGCGCACCGCCACGCTGCAGCGGCTGCTGCCCCGGCTCGGCCTGAACACCGGGGCGTCCGCGCCCGCGGTGGCGGCCGCGGTGGCCGCCCGCAGCCGGGCCGACCCGGCATTCGTGTCCTACCAGCTGTTCGGCCCGCCCCCGGCGACCGACCACGACCTGCTACAACTTGCCCGTGCGCTCGACGACATCGAAAGGCAGGTCACACGGACGTGACGCAGTCGGATTCCAGCCCGCAAACCTCTCCCACCACTGAATCGGCGCGGGACGCGCTGCTGGCGCTGCGCGGCGAGCTCGCCAAGGCCGTCGTCGGGCAGGAGGGGGTGATCAGCGGGCTGGTGATCGCACTGCTGTGCCGCGGCCACGTGCTGCTGGAAGGCGTTCCGGGAGTGGCGAAGACGCTGCTGGTACGGGCGCTGGCCGCCGCGCTGCGGCTGGAGTTCAAGCGGGTGCAGTTCACCCCGGACCTGATGCCCGGCGACGTCACGGGCTCGCTAGTGTACGACGCGCGCACCGCCGCGTTCACGTTCCGGCCCGGCCCGGTGTTCACCAATCTGCTGTTGGCCGACGAGATCAACCGGACCCCGCCGAAGACCCAGGCCGCGCTACTCGAGGCGATGGAGGAGCGCCAGGTCAGCGTGGAAGGGGTGGCCCAGCCGCTGCCCGACCCCTTCATCGTGGCCGCGACCCAGAACCCCGTCGAATACGAGGGCACCTACCAGTTGCCCGAAGCGCAGCTGGACCGGTTTCTGCTCAAACTGAACGTGACTCTGCCACCGCGGGATTCGGAGATCGCCATCCTCGGGCGGC contains:
- a CDS encoding DUF4129 domain-containing protein: MPSIDIDRDAAHQAAQVELDKPIYSKGSAGEQIAEWINEMIYRLLQKTASLPGGWLTATVLFIMLGIALAAAIHIARRTMRTNRGGDYQLFEAAQLTAAQHRATAENYAAQGDWAAAIRHRLRAVARQLEETGVLNPAPGRTANELAADAGAALPHLGGELSQAATAFNDVTYGEQPGTQDAYRMIADLDDHLRSRSGAGTAGPEQPVASDSWAQVR
- a CDS encoding DUF4350 domain-containing protein, coding for MATIGHPQSAAPAARRRRSWPWVILTLVVLTVIACVDAYLTAPRPGARMDPASTGPDGTHALVALLRDGGVDVVVADGIAGVERAARPDALILVAQSQFLTGPLLDRLAKAPGDLLLVEPTARTREALLPGVRVSPADNFDSDPDCTLREATRAGPVRFGPSDTYHATDGRAMTRCYGGALIRFRDGGRSVTAVGNTDFLTNGALLQAGNAALAMNLAGARPRLIWYAPHHVEGESSPPGSISDLIPPNVPWIVWQLCLVVLLVALWRGRRPGPLVAEQLPVVVRASETVEGRGRLYRSRRARDRAAAALRTATLQRLLPRLGLNTGASAPAVAAAVAARSRADPAFVSYQLFGPPPATDHDLLQLARALDDIERQVTRT
- a CDS encoding AAA family ATPase, with translation MTQSDSSPQTSPTTESARDALLALRGELAKAVVGQEGVISGLVIALLCRGHVLLEGVPGVAKTLLVRALAAALRLEFKRVQFTPDLMPGDVTGSLVYDARTAAFTFRPGPVFTNLLLADEINRTPPKTQAALLEAMEERQVSVEGVAQPLPDPFIVAATQNPVEYEGTYQLPEAQLDRFLLKLNVTLPPRDSEIAILGRHAQGFDPRDLSAIKPVAGPAELAAGRDAVRHVLVADEVLGYIVDIVGATRSSPALQLGVSPRGATALLATARSWAWLSGRNYVTPDDVKAMARPTLRHRVMLRPEAELEGATPDGVLDGILASVPVPR